Proteins encoded in a region of the Ranitomeya imitator isolate aRanImi1 chromosome 9, aRanImi1.pri, whole genome shotgun sequence genome:
- the BBS1 gene encoding BBSome complex member BBS1 isoform X2 encodes MSVSEKRILRESSKWLDAHYDPVAGLNTFSSCIALADLNGDGDFKMVAGDIGNGPYNMKLKVYKGTSLMSENALLDMPTGVATFLMDQNEPRTPAVAVASGPFIYVYKNLRPYFKFTLPALEVNPLEKEVWDQAKEDKIDPMTLKEMLDGIRDKAEVPLSVRSLRFLMLDPQEMEAFVNTYKLMPLKRQTVITCMGTLKKNMADEDAVCCLVIGTESGEIFILDPEAFTILTRVGLPSVPALLDVNGQYDIEYRITVACRNGNVYILRRDSKRPKYCIELSTQVVGMVRVQKNIIIGTSQETLLGYSQKGKRLWKVTLPASIMTMALLEQKSRSIQAVLVGLKNLEVHLYRDKNLLSIVSTPDIVTSLCFGRYGREDDTLIMTTRGGGLLIKILKRTAHFEDKDTTPGPPTGQSIKLNVPKKTKLYVDQTLRERENAVAMHRVFQMDLYRLRLSAARAYVKALDASLTPVSSTMQEPLTLNAAVQGIGPRFKIILNLQNTSVNRPSMQLLISFVYDEQLYQLRLAFFKVPLLVPGLNYPIETFVDCCTNKGISDVIKVFVLKEGRSAPLLTAHINMPVSEGLIAG; translated from the exons atgagcgtctcggagaaaaggattttacg GGAGTCCTCAAAATGGCTGGACGCTCATTACGATCCGGTTGCGGGTCTGAATACCTTCTCCTCCTGTATCG CTCTTGCCGATTTAAATGGGGACGGTGATTTTAAG ATGGTGGCAGGTGATATCGGCAATGGACCGTATAACATGAAGCTAAAAGTCTATAAGGGCACAAGTCTGATGTCTGAGAACGCGTTGCTCGACATGCCAACTGGTGTAGCAACATTCCTAATGGATCAGAATGAGCCACGGACGCCGGCTGTGGCCGTGGCCTCCGGACCATTCATATATGTGTACAAGAACTTGAGACCTTACTTCAAATTCACTTTGCCAGCACTTGAGGTCAACCCTCTAGAGAAAGAAGTGTGGGACCAAGCTAAAGAG GACAAAATTGACCCCATGACGCTAAAAGAGATGTTGGATGGAATAAG AGATAAAGCCGAGGTTCCTCTGTCAGTCAGATCCCTTCG GTTCCTTATGCTGGATCCACAGGAGATGGAGGCTTTCGTGAACACGTATAAACTGATGCCTCTGAAACGGCAG ACTGTGATCACCTGTATGGGGACCCTGAAGAAGAACATGGCAGATGAAGACGCTGTGTGCTGCCTCGTGATAGGTACAGAGAGCGGAGAAATATTTATACTGGATCCAGAGGCATTTACTATATTGACCCGG GTCGGTCTTCCCAGCGTCCCGGCTCTTCTGGATGTAAATGGACAGTATGATATTGAATACCGCATTACCGTTGCGTGCCGCAATGGGAATGTATACATCCTCCGCAG agattCTAAGCGGCCTAAGTATTGCATTGAGCTGAGCACTCAGGTGGTGGGAATGGTCCGTGTCCAGAAGAATATCATAATCGGGACCTCCCAGGAGACGCTGCTTGGATACTCCCAAAAG GGAAAGCGGCTTTGGAAGGTTACATTGCCGGCCTCCATTATGACGATGGCTTTACTGGAGCAGAAGTCACGTAGCATTCAAGCAGTTCTGGTGGGATTAAAGAATCTGGAAGTGCACCTGTATCGAGATAAGAATCTGCTGAGTATCGTATCAACCCCA GACATAGTGACCAGCCTTTGCTTTGGAAGATACGGAAGAGAGGATGATACTCTGATTATGACCACCAGAG GAGGAGGTCTTCTTATTAAGATTTTGAAGAGGACGGCTCACTTTGAAGATAAGGATACAACACCTGGCCCCCCTACTGGACAAAGCATCAAGCTCAACGTCCCCAAGAAAACCAAACTTTATGTAGACCAGACCCTGCGTGAGCGAGAGAACGCTGTGG CAATGCACCGTGTTTTCCAAATGGATCTGTACCGCCTCCGACTTAGTGCTGCCCGAGCTTACGTGAAGGCCCTGGATGCCAGTCTTACCCCAGTGTCCTCCACAATGCAAGAACCTCTTACTCTAAATGCTGCT GTACAAGGAATTGGTCCCCGCTTCAAAATAATCCTGAATTTACAGAACACATCAGTGAATCGGCCTTCCATGCAGCTTCTGATTAGCTTCGTATATGACGAACAGCTTTACCAGCTCAGACTGGCGTTCTTTAAG gttCCCCTTCTGGTTCCTGGCTTGAATTATCCTATCGAGACATTTGTGGATTGTTGTACCAACAAAGGGATCTCTGATGTAATTAAG GTTTTTGTCCTCAAAGAAGGAAGAAGTGCACCATTGCTTACAGCGCACATCAACATGCCGGTCAGCGAAGGGCTTATCGCTGGCTGA
- the BBS1 gene encoding BBSome complex member BBS1 isoform X1, producing the protein MSSSADSGREGESSKWLDAHYDPVAGLNTFSSCIALADLNGDGDFKMVAGDIGNGPYNMKLKVYKGTSLMSENALLDMPTGVATFLMDQNEPRTPAVAVASGPFIYVYKNLRPYFKFTLPALEVNPLEKEVWDQAKEDKIDPMTLKEMLDGIRDKAEVPLSVRSLRFLMLDPQEMEAFVNTYKLMPLKRQTVITCMGTLKKNMADEDAVCCLVIGTESGEIFILDPEAFTILTRVGLPSVPALLDVNGQYDIEYRITVACRNGNVYILRRDSKRPKYCIELSTQVVGMVRVQKNIIIGTSQETLLGYSQKGKRLWKVTLPASIMTMALLEQKSRSIQAVLVGLKNLEVHLYRDKNLLSIVSTPDIVTSLCFGRYGREDDTLIMTTRGGGLLIKILKRTAHFEDKDTTPGPPTGQSIKLNVPKKTKLYVDQTLRERENAVAMHRVFQMDLYRLRLSAARAYVKALDASLTPVSSTMQEPLTLNAAVQGIGPRFKIILNLQNTSVNRPSMQLLISFVYDEQLYQLRLAFFKVPLLVPGLNYPIETFVDCCTNKGISDVIKVFVLKEGRSAPLLTAHINMPVSEGLIAG; encoded by the exons GGAGTCCTCAAAATGGCTGGACGCTCATTACGATCCGGTTGCGGGTCTGAATACCTTCTCCTCCTGTATCG CTCTTGCCGATTTAAATGGGGACGGTGATTTTAAG ATGGTGGCAGGTGATATCGGCAATGGACCGTATAACATGAAGCTAAAAGTCTATAAGGGCACAAGTCTGATGTCTGAGAACGCGTTGCTCGACATGCCAACTGGTGTAGCAACATTCCTAATGGATCAGAATGAGCCACGGACGCCGGCTGTGGCCGTGGCCTCCGGACCATTCATATATGTGTACAAGAACTTGAGACCTTACTTCAAATTCACTTTGCCAGCACTTGAGGTCAACCCTCTAGAGAAAGAAGTGTGGGACCAAGCTAAAGAG GACAAAATTGACCCCATGACGCTAAAAGAGATGTTGGATGGAATAAG AGATAAAGCCGAGGTTCCTCTGTCAGTCAGATCCCTTCG GTTCCTTATGCTGGATCCACAGGAGATGGAGGCTTTCGTGAACACGTATAAACTGATGCCTCTGAAACGGCAG ACTGTGATCACCTGTATGGGGACCCTGAAGAAGAACATGGCAGATGAAGACGCTGTGTGCTGCCTCGTGATAGGTACAGAGAGCGGAGAAATATTTATACTGGATCCAGAGGCATTTACTATATTGACCCGG GTCGGTCTTCCCAGCGTCCCGGCTCTTCTGGATGTAAATGGACAGTATGATATTGAATACCGCATTACCGTTGCGTGCCGCAATGGGAATGTATACATCCTCCGCAG agattCTAAGCGGCCTAAGTATTGCATTGAGCTGAGCACTCAGGTGGTGGGAATGGTCCGTGTCCAGAAGAATATCATAATCGGGACCTCCCAGGAGACGCTGCTTGGATACTCCCAAAAG GGAAAGCGGCTTTGGAAGGTTACATTGCCGGCCTCCATTATGACGATGGCTTTACTGGAGCAGAAGTCACGTAGCATTCAAGCAGTTCTGGTGGGATTAAAGAATCTGGAAGTGCACCTGTATCGAGATAAGAATCTGCTGAGTATCGTATCAACCCCA GACATAGTGACCAGCCTTTGCTTTGGAAGATACGGAAGAGAGGATGATACTCTGATTATGACCACCAGAG GAGGAGGTCTTCTTATTAAGATTTTGAAGAGGACGGCTCACTTTGAAGATAAGGATACAACACCTGGCCCCCCTACTGGACAAAGCATCAAGCTCAACGTCCCCAAGAAAACCAAACTTTATGTAGACCAGACCCTGCGTGAGCGAGAGAACGCTGTGG CAATGCACCGTGTTTTCCAAATGGATCTGTACCGCCTCCGACTTAGTGCTGCCCGAGCTTACGTGAAGGCCCTGGATGCCAGTCTTACCCCAGTGTCCTCCACAATGCAAGAACCTCTTACTCTAAATGCTGCT GTACAAGGAATTGGTCCCCGCTTCAAAATAATCCTGAATTTACAGAACACATCAGTGAATCGGCCTTCCATGCAGCTTCTGATTAGCTTCGTATATGACGAACAGCTTTACCAGCTCAGACTGGCGTTCTTTAAG gttCCCCTTCTGGTTCCTGGCTTGAATTATCCTATCGAGACATTTGTGGATTGTTGTACCAACAAAGGGATCTCTGATGTAATTAAG GTTTTTGTCCTCAAAGAAGGAAGAAGTGCACCATTGCTTACAGCGCACATCAACATGCCGGTCAGCGAAGGGCTTATCGCTGGCTGA